The Malus domestica chromosome 17, GDT2T_hap1 genome contains the following window.
AGTGCATGTGTGGACATACGAAAAAATTGCTAAACTTGAGAAGCCACTACGTTATTGCAAGATGACTGATCCGGTAGCTGTCCCAAGAATTCTTCAGTGGTTAACAACGAATAGGCAGCCAATCCATGAACAGGTCCAGATGTACATAACTGAGAGCCAAGAGGTATGACCTTATTCCAAAAGCTATGAACTTATAAAGTATTGTGAAagtattttaatatttgtttgaaTTATGATGAATGTTTTTTAGTGTTTATGAATATGTGTTTTGAGAAATGTACATAACTGGGAGCAGAGATGTATGACCTTATTTCAAAAGTTATGAACTAAATGCATTGTATTTAGATAGATTATCTATGTAGTGGGTTCTATACATTTACTAGGATCCTAAAACCATTTTAATCCACTATCATAAACAAGGGTACATAAAAAGGTCTGATTACAAAGTTAAGCACAAATAAAATATAGCCACAAAACAGAAGAACAAACTCTAGGAACCCTACTATTCCTATGTCACAAGAACCATTTCCACCATCAACAACCAAGGAAGAGGCAAAGAACAAGCCTCGACAAGAGACCTATTGAGAATGGGGTTAGACTTCGTACTCAAGCCAACCCATGTCATTCTTAATTGATTAGAGAAATGGTCGAAAATGACCTTTAATCCACTTGACCAACCACTGTAGACTTGAAGTCCACAAATGTGGTGGTTAGGGTGGGGATGAGCACTAGCTGCAATTTGAGGTAGAGTGGAAGCagaaattgaaaaatatatgGCATGAGATTTGAGAGGTAAAATAAGGCAAAGAGGAAAAACATGTGGTTGGGAGTAGAAGGAGATGGGGTGAGTATGGCAAGGCTAAGTGAAAAAGGTGGGGGAAGAatagaaacaagaaaaaaaccacaaaatggGCACATCATACAAATATGAGACGCTCGCTCATAACAATGACAAGAGCTAAGAAATTGCAAATAAGAGGGGTTGCCGTCGACCCCAAAAAATGTTAGGCCGACGACAAGGGGAACTttagttttgggttttgtgtcAAGCATGAGGAACGAGGTCCGAGAAGGGGTGAAAATCTTGTTTCCAATGACTTCTCTAGAAAGCACTTGTACAACACATAAgcacttttaaatttttatgcCAACATATATAGACGGGTTGACACACAAAGGTGCATGACATTGAGATTGTTGAAAATGCACCAATAACATGCCTCGTTGGTGATAATAATGTCAACACATTATTGTAGCATGTTTACTTACTTGGTATTAGAGAGGTCATAGATCAGTATGAGAATGAATGCGCATAAGAATTAAGATAATCAACTATCCAATTATCCCATACCTGATTTTGGGGTACGTCATACCAAAATCAATGTGAAAACCAACTTACTTATTTATCATTTGGTTGTTAATAAGCGCAATGAAAATGATATATATTTCTATTCCTTATTCGTAAACGTTCTCTTTATGTATATTGTTAAGGGTGGTGCTAtttacacactcatttttaccttATGTAcactctttgttaatttttgttttttgattttttagaattcattcgatctgatggtcgaaaattaaaataaatctttGACAGATACGAAAAAtatgtgtgaatagcaccatCCTGATTAATTCATACCCGGACTTGATCAAAATCAATTGTACATCACAAAAGTTGGAAGGATCTATAATGGCCTAACTCAAAAGAGAGTTGACCCAAAATAAACCCGCACAACAAGGCTTTGGTATAACATACTCTCATGTCACAAAATCCTTCTTCTTGGAACTTCACCGGCCCAGTAAATGAAGCCCAACACTAAATGTATCCAAGTTCATATCTCCGAAACTGCAATTCTTTTATTTCAACagccactctctctctctcttgttctCCCAGAAAAAGCTCAAACCTTTAAAGAGGAACAGAGGCTGCAAAAGTCCCCAATCGGTTTTCTAGGGCTGCAATCAATCTTGAGCTTCCATCGCCATGTACAAAGCAGCCTCCCGACTCAGGTCCCTCAAGGTCAGTCCCAATCTCTCTCCTACCAAACCCTAATTTTCTGCTCCGTTTCCTATGCATTGTAAACCGAATGGAATTCATGTTGTGAGATCTGCGTTTATCCTTTCTGGGTTTTCATTTTCTGGATTTTTCGACGATTGTTTGACCAATTTTGGGTATTGTTTTATTGATTGATGCGGATGTATAGCATTTTAATCTGATTAGATTTCATTTGTAGAGGCGAGTgaggatttttatttttaattggaGAAATAAATTGGAAATTAGTTTATGGTCTTCGTAAATTATGTGTAGTTTTCCTAATTAAATGAGAAATCTAATTCCAATCGATATACTTATCTATTTATTTGAGAAAATTTAAAGGGATTGGAGTTTCTATTATTTGGTTTGTGTTAGGCATAGATGATATTGTGTATCTGTAACATGATTGATGAATATCTTAGAATTAGTGTTTCTGATTGAAATTTGTGAGGAGCAATTTAGGATAGTTGCTGGATGCGAAATGtcattgttcttgatttttTACATGTCATTGACTGTTCCGTGATGTGAATATGTTTGAGTAGGGCCGTGGAACTTTGGGGGCCACCCGGTTTGCAACAAGTGCAGCTGTATCGAAGCCTTCATCTGGGGGTCTCTTTAGCTGGCTGACGGGGGAGAGCTCAAGTGCCCTTCCTCCTTTGGAAACCCAACTCCCAGGTGTTAACCTTCCTCCTCCAGTACCTGATTATGTTGAACCAAGCAAGACCCAGATTACAACTCTTTCTAATGGTGTCAAAATAGCTTCAGAAACTTCAACGGTATGTAATACAATGTGGCTAAACTATTCTTTTCTTGTACAGCTTTCTCATTTTACCATTCAATCTTGTCGGTTAATTTTTGGCTCTTTTTATGTTGAGTATTCAGAGTCCTGCAGCGTCCATTGGAATATATGTGGATTCTGGTTCCATATATGAGACACCAGTATCCAGTGGTGCCTCACACTTGCTAGAACGATTGGCTTTTAAGAGTACAACCAACCGGAGCCACTTACGCATTGTGAGAGAAGTGGAAGCAATCGGTGGTCACATAGGAGCCAGTGCCTCTAGGGAGCAAATGGGATATACTTTTGATGCTATCAAGACCTATGTTCCCCAGATGGTGGAACTACTTGTTGACTCTTTGAGGAACCCTGCCTTCTTGGAATGGGAAGTCAATGAAGAGGTAAAATTTCTAGTCCTTaaatattctgtcaaagttATTAGACATCCTTTTTGGGATTCATTGGACAAATTCTGTTGCATTTATATACCATTTATAGTTAGTTATAGTATTTATAAGATCGGAGGAGTTGGGGTGGTAGAAGGTTGTCTTgtgtttaattttgtatttcCGATttgtagaaataaaaaaataaaaaaaacagcaGAACTTTTTGACATATTCCTCTACTGAGAATTAGTTTGGGCACTTGAAGGAGAGAAGTTTGATTGAATTAGGGAGGATTCACAGAGGAAAAGTCTTGGCGATTTGTTGTCAATTTCGTTAGTTGTTCAGTCGTTCTTATTTCAGTACACTTGATTTTTATACAGCTCAATAAGGTGCAGGCAGAGATTGGAGAACTTTCTAAGAATCCGCAGGGCCTACTCTTGGAGGCGATTCATTCTGCTGGTTATTCTGGTGCATTGGCTAATCCTCTATTGGCTTCTGAATCATCACTAAACAGATTGAATGGCAGCATCTTGGAGCAGTTCATTGCTGTAAGATTTTAAACCTATTAATACTGTGTACTCTTGCGAACTAACCCTTACCTAAAATTCAATACTGCATGCAGTGCAGTTCTTATTTATTCAAATAACTTGGTTTTCttgtttacttttctttttaacaTTGTTCTATCCTTATTTCCTATTAATGTCTGATCTGGTGTGGCTACTGACTGGTTGCTGACGTGGGAATCTCAGGAAAATTATACTGCTCCTCGTATAGTTCTTGCAGCATCTGGGGTTGATCATCAGGAGATTGTATCCATTGCAGAACCACTTCTCTCTGACCTACCGAGTGTGCCTCGCTTCGAGGAGCCACTATCCAAATATGTTGGAGGAGAGTTCCGTTGTCAAGCTGATACACCGGTTCGTATTTCTGTCCATTCAAGTGTTGTTTCTCCTTTCCTTCATACTTTCCTCATTGTCTGATACACAAATGTAGGAAATTGTCACATAAATTATTTAGTTTTGTTGCTAACATGCTATCTGCGATACTCATCATCTAGGAAACACACGTAGCTCTTGCATTTGAGGTTCCCGGTGGCTGGCGGCAAGAGAAGCAAGCCGTCCTTTTGACAGTTCTCCAGGTTCCACATTTACTCTTGGAATGTTTAACATATTTTACAGATATTTGTAGAATCATCTGGTTATTACTTATTGATACGTCATCATAATGAAGACTCAAATGTCATGTATAGATGGTTGACGATAACAATTATGTATTTGCAGTTGCTGATGGGAGGTGGTGGCTCTTTCTCTGCTGGGGGCCCTGGAAAGGGGATGCACTCAAGGCTATGTAAGTTTTATCTAGGCTTCTAGTTTGTAGCTAATTAACTAGAGTGCTTGACTATTATTCTTGTTTGGTTGGACATTTTTTATATAACAATCATTATGTTTGTTTGACAACAGATCTCCGCGTCTTGAATCAGTATCCACAGATCCAATCCTTTTCTGCATTCAACAGCATATTCAATGATTCTGGGTTGTTTGGTATTTGTGCTAGCACTGTAAGGCTCAACCTTGAGTTTTCTATTATTGTAGTTAATGTTGATTTCTGGGGTAGTGTCTGTGCATGTGGGTGTGTATGACTAGGACAGAAGATAGATTTATCGATATGGCATCTACCTGCTTTCACATTATAAATTGAAGTCTGGCAATTGATATTTTCTGTTGGAACAACCCATGCTGTTTGTCAAGTGCATTTACCATGAGTTTATAATTTCAATTTTGGCAATTGGAACTAATTTcattaagctagttttatgaaGATGGTTTTTCTCTGTTGAACAACACGTATCAGGATGGTTTTGTGTCTGCcttttatcaaataatatgaATCGCCAATTGGCTTGATCATGTTGTTTGGTAAATAATTAATGCATGAATCTTATATTTGAAAATGATTTCTTTTGTTGCTATTTTTGAATGTAGGGCTCTGAATTTGCATCGAAAGCAGTTGATATAGCAGCACAGGAATTACTTACAATTGCAACACCTGGACAAGGTTTGCTCTTTGTATTTCTCATTTTTGTCTTGTTTCTGAATGAACGATTTCTGATTTATGTTTCTCATTACTGCCTTTCTTGTTTGCAGTTACGGATGTACAGCTCAAACGTGCCAAGGAGTCGACAAAGGCTGCAGTTTTAATGAATCTAGAATCTAGAGtatgccctctctctctcacacacatgATTATGCTGCAGTGGTTTTCTGATGCACTAGTTTGTTCGTAATTTAAGATTTTTGTTGTTGAGGTTCGGTCATTCTTAATgggttttcaatttcattttccttttccaTTTTGCAGATGATTGCATCTGAGGATATAGGAAGGCAGGTTTTGACATACGGAGAGAGGTAATTCAATAACTGTTCTGTTTTTTCTATTTGGTAAGCTTTTGCAGTATTTGTTGTGACTTGCTAAAACATACATTACTATTTACCGTTGCAGGAAACCTGTGGAGCACTTCTTGAAGACAGTGGAAGGAGTGACGTTGAAAGACATTACTACAATCGCGCAGAAGATTATCTCTTCACCTCTAACACTGGCAACATATGGCAATGGTAATTTCCACTTAGACACTGATCTCGTCGTTGCTGTTACTGGCATTGATTCAAGGGTGAGGAAATTAACCCCTCGTGTTTTTGTGGCAGTTGTACATGTACCGGGTTACGACTCAATTAGCAGCAGGTTCCATGCAAAATGAGAGGGTGCCTCTGCTGCCTGTTGGCTGTAATTTTTTGAATCGCGTGGCTACTCACGGCTTCCAAGCTATTCGCCTTTGTTGGCATTTGtcgaaataaaattttgaaaggtTAATTTGATCCAAATTACTTTCATGTATGATCAGGATTCGTTTTGGCAATATtatttctttcctctctctgcGGGAGAGAGAAACCCTTGTTTTTTGTATGTTAATATTTGTTAAAATTAAGAaacacttagtattacggtctagtattccttttcacttgtaaatgagaggttttaggtttgattttcgctaaagatgaatttgaatcacattattgctatccCATAGTGAGATTAAACTCATCCCTCTAATAGTTAAAATTCTTTTTCTAACCTATTTTGGGTGTAAGTTTATAAGGAAATTGTAATAATGgttcatcaactaaaaattcattattattGGTCATTCAACTCATCAAGCTGTGTAGTTATGGTTATTTTCATCAAccttgtcaaaattttgtcaaaaataattatgtttgaaggatcattgctacaattgggttaaagttgaaggacTGTTGCTTCagttgagttaaagttgagggattatttttccagttgaattaaaaagTTGGAAgaccattgttacaatttttttatttgatttttcatatgagagattatattcacacaccctaaATTACTTCTTCCacatccttttaattttttaatattttttctatcaagtgttagtggtgtgtagaaaatattaaaaaattaaaaaaatgtgggagaggTAATTTGAGGTGTAAATATAATCTCTCTTTTCATATTTGCCCTTTGATCTAGCCTCATGTAACTCATTTATGACCATAGTTGCACGTTTTTATGAGTTGAGGAATCAATggtaatatatttttagttAAGAGACAATTGTTCTAATTAGATAAAAGTTGAaaaaccattgctacaatttactcttaagtTTTTACTCTCAACTCAACAGGCAGAGTAACTTAATTACGGGttagaattaaaatttaaaccTCATCCATTAAGGAGGGATTAAATTTGGAAGTTACTGTAAACACGGAATTTCCTGctatgaacgagacaagaaacacgtgtacaaaataatatttgtattgatgatttaggggttacaatctcttctacaaatttagcctctgattctatctttgcaatgggtggatttgatgttgttggtccaaagggccgtcagggcttgatcttgggataaacagttgtgcagatttgttgacgtcgtggatccaaagggccgtcggggcttgatctatggatgaacgaatgatgaacgatggacactttcttcaagggccgtcgaggcttggtcttgaatcagtggaagttcttcaaagaccgttggggcttgatgttgaatgaggatttgacgaagaacgaagagagctctcttgatccttcgggattttcttgggagcttttgagtttcaaagcttcaaggttgtggtatgaggtgaattggttatcaaTTGGTGtcccaaaatgaatgccttggcctcctatttatagaattccaaaacttgattttttggatttaaataattagatgaaataaatcatttctgccaggtgttgacacgtgtcccgtttgatgactttttcgatttattttgatttttcgtttattcacatgctatgtgtaaaatttatgtgacacataaacattgaaattttaattattgatcaacatttattttaccgaaatttcgatgtctacaaatgcccccacttcaaggcgcgtcgtatacatgtacttgtcacgtgtagaagatgcgttttgaagtcccttactgcagatgttgatccaagggccgttgaggcttgatcttgaactgggttggtgatttcttcaagggccgttggggcttgatcttgaactttgtttgaaatttcttcaaaagccgttgaggcttgatcttgaaggttgaaattggaccacaaggagcttcatgtggtagatgatctttcgctttggtagtgggtgaatcggcacgtattttgttgcgcttgttgactttccacagctttgatcttgaactggttcagaggattttctggtttcctccaattgttgactttccacatctttgatcttgaactggatcgGAGGactttctggtttcctccaattgttgactttccacaggcttattcttgaactgggttggaggattttttttggtttcctccaattgttgactttccacagaccGTTGCGcttattgactttccacaggccATTAGTTCTTAAATTACCCGCAGGAAGTTCTTTCGCCTAGCAGAAGTGGTGgcaaccttttgcctttaaatggtccttcaaagCATCACTTTTCAGCCACTCATCCGTGCTTTGCAGCTTCAATGTAAAGAGCCAACACCATATCAACTGTTTTGAAATATTTGCTGAGGAAATTCGAGATCcgtcaacagttgaagatgagtactcgagagcaacgctaggtaagcaaccaggcaaaggttcctggcaatcagttcctgatcggacatttaatttcaggttccgactgattgcttcctttctccttgttctgcaggcaagaacaaaggcaaaggaaatgatagggaaaaaacatgatatgagatacctttgctttcgaccccgatgatataagatacttttgcttttgaagaagtagcggatgatcaACACATGTGTTTGTtgagcttgtctccacatgcttcgatgcatcattTTCATTCGCCTCTTCTGTTCTCctggcagatgtggtatcttctctagaagcataagatgttgagataatgggtacttcgagagcaatgctaggtgagcaatcaggaaagattccaagcagtcggttccttaccaggagcttgagtggaggttccgacatattgctttctttatccttgtcatCGTAATGAAGAGGGAGGACAAAGAAAATGATAGGGtgaaagcatgctatgagatactcttgctttcaaccccagtgatatgagatacctttgctttgaTGTGATTTGGCTGAAAAAGCGtttccagggaggaagaaaactgagttttggttgcagatgccttcggcaaggaagaagagtcaGGCTGGATGTGTCTCTTGCCATAGAGGTTGGTGGTCGAATTATATGGTGAGCTCCCAACAGCAAGTGGCAGGGTGGATGTGCCTTGTCTCCCATGCTTTGTCGGCCAACAGTCGGGTAGGTGAGTATGATGGACTCCACACGTTTTCAACCTTGTCAGTGATCTCTGGCAAAGTTAcacgtgatagccgaaagctAAAACTGCGTCTGAAAAGTGTTGACGGATTTTACGCAGGAAAATCcgggttttgaaattcgaagagtggcgtttctttaatttttttttttttgaacaagtggttgtgttgcctcttctttttaaagaggtgtcaatCATTTTCGACCTGCACGCTTTGAAGATTGCTCGCCTTTGAAAATCGTCCTTGCTGTATTTCTGAGATTTTTTACTCACTTCAACCGTTTTCTTTTACCATCTTTTTGAAAATGGCtaacccatctaacatttgtttagatttgagtcttagcagTGACGCAGGTGCACCGCGTCAGGGTCATATATGGCGCCTGTCCTTCTCatcttctaatggccctcttacagttgaagactctgTAATGAGGGATGCAGCAACGGCTACAGTTGTAGCTAGAAACCttatcactcctaaagataataggATACTTTCACAACGGTCCGATGAATTAACTGTTCGAGAGTCCCAGGCTCTCAGTGTCCAGTGTGCGAACTCTGTttccaacatgggccaacgcttacttgttcgaactcgccaggttgaatcattgacagccGAGGTGCTAGTTCTTAATCAAGTGATCAGACAGCTGAAGTATgagaatagagagttgcatgtgcttgcaaataattattcgacgagcatgaagatgaagcttgatcAGTTGCTGGACTCCGAAGGTCGGATTCTAAGTGACAatcagagatttgtggatgtATTCCAGAGGGACCTTTTGCCTTCGTCATCTAAAGTTCGACTAggtattgaggctccgaataatccatCCCCAATGCCTCCCTCTTCTAGCGTTCCGCCGAGTACTAAGgcttcaagtactgaggcttcacataagTCGCCGAGTATTAAGgtttcaagtactgaggcttcacataagTCGCCGAGTACTAAGgcttcaagtactgaggc
Protein-coding sequences here:
- the LOC114822565 gene encoding mitochondrial-processing peptidase subunit alpha-like, which encodes MYKAASRLRSLKGRGTLGATRFATSAAVSKPSSGGLFSWLTGESSSALPPLETQLPGVNLPPPVPDYVEPSKTQITTLSNGVKIASETSTSPAASIGIYVDSGSIYETPVSSGASHLLERLAFKSTTNRSHLRIVREVEAIGGHIGASASREQMGYTFDAIKTYVPQMVELLVDSLRNPAFLEWEVNEELNKVQAEIGELSKNPQGLLLEAIHSAGYSGALANPLLASESSLNRLNGSILEQFIAENYTAPRIVLAASGVDHQEIVSIAEPLLSDLPSVPRFEEPLSKYVGGEFRCQADTPETHVALAFEVPGGWRQEKQAVLLTVLQLLMGGGGSFSAGGPGKGMHSRLYLRVLNQYPQIQSFSAFNSIFNDSGLFGICASTGSEFASKAVDIAAQELLTIATPGQVTDVQLKRAKESTKAAVLMNLESRMIASEDIGRQVLTYGERKPVEHFLKTVEGVTLKDITTIAQKIISSPLTLATYGNVVHVPGYDSISSRFHAK